CGGGGAAGAAactatattttctcccttatatacttgggtaagtgaagtttgttaactttaaagtttcatttatgattttagtatataacaatcactacaagaaaaaagcGAATTACATATagccaaaatccgtatataagacctaaaatccgtatataatacttggttatatacggattacatacgggcaaaaattcgtatataatacTATCGTAGCTAggtttatatacggataaatccgtatataaattatatacggaaattatatacggatttatccgtatataagttatatacggatttatccgtatataaattatatacggatattatatactgatttatccgtatataatttccgtatataatttctgtatataatttttttatataatttttgtatataattttcgtatataatttctgtatataatttctgtatataattttcgtatataattttcgtatataattttcctatataacttatatacggacattatatatggatatatccgtatataatggttTAAGCAGAGCTAAATATATACTCTGTATATGGCAGTTTCCCATACACAATATACAAACAGACCTGGACATTATAGTGAACATTCACAATTGATATAAGCAATACTGGACATTATACATTGCACATTGACATATAAATCCATAAAGCTTTTCAAATACACTTAATCCATAAAGGAAACATTGTAtatgaatacataaatattgttGACATCAATATAAGTGCAAGAATAAACATCAGGTAAGTTCATAAACGGATTGTGATTGTGGTtctaaataagttcaacaataaTGGAAATAAGTTCTATAAAATGCCTAATAATGCATATAATCATTTCCATCTTCTGGTTCTTCATCTGTTGGTTGTTGGTGTGGTGGTTGTTGTTCTGGAGGTTGCTGTTCTGGTTGGACATCATTGGGTACTTCATTTTGAACTTGAGGATTTTGAAGGTTTAAAAAGTCTTGTGCAGCTGCGGCTGCTGAAGGCGGAAGGAATGGCAGGAGGACGCCAATAAAGCCTTCAAACTTTTGAAGCTGCTGACCATATTGTTGTAACTGCGATTTCAGATTAACAATTTCttctaaattttgttgttgagcAGAAGAAGATGTCTGTGTCTGTTGGATGTAACTATCGACATAGTCATCTTGGGAAGTGACATTTCCAATGCCATATACGCATCCCTTGTATTTTCCACCAGCAGCCTCTAACCAACATCGGTTTCTCAATCTTTCCTCCTCCGCAGGGTCTAGAGGAGAAGATGCTGAGACACCAACAGATGCAGTCTCAgatcttatttgagaaaattttgcaacaaattgttcctgttaaatgaataaatattaatattaaacatGAGGTTTAAAAACCGAAATTTTATAATGTGATACAGTTAGTACAAACTTACATGGGTCCACCTAGACTTGTCATCCACAAATTCCCCTGTTGATTGACGAATAT
The Vigna angularis cultivar LongXiaoDou No.4 chromosome 5, ASM1680809v1, whole genome shotgun sequence genome window above contains:
- the LOC128196485 gene encoding uncharacterized protein LOC128196485, producing the protein MYKKARTIGKKPDWLGDNTWNGLLEKWNMPLYRQKCETAKKNRTSEKGGCLHTGGSISVHEHAIRLSQELGRSVHVDEIFQQTHIRQSTGEFVDDKSRWTHEQFVAKFSQIRSETASVGVSASSPLDPAEEERLRNRCWLEAAGGKYKGCVYGIGNVTSQDDYVDSYIQQTQTSSSAQQQNLEEIVNLKSQLQQYGQQLQKFEGFIGVLLPFLPPSAAAAAQDFLNLQNPQVQNEVPNDVQPEQQPPEQQPPHQQPTDEEPEDGNDYMHY